CTTCTCTTTTCTCTCATCTGTAATCGTATATCCATTCCAGATCAAGTCGATACGACCGCTATTTAGTTCAGATTCTTTTGCGCTCCAATCGATAGGTTGAAACTCGACTTGTTTGCCCATCTTTTCGCCGGCTGCACGTGCATAATCAATATCAAAACCGACTAGCTCATTTTTCTCATCCCGGAATCCCATTGGTGCAAACTTATCATCAACTCCGATAATCAGCTTGTTCGCGTCAGCGCCAGTCTTTGCGCTGGAACAGCCCACTACCAATGAAACCATCGCACTCAATAACAATGACATCCATGCTATTTTCTTCATCGTGATGATCCCCCTCGTTTTCCCTACTCTATATTTCACTCTGATAAAGTGGTAATACGTTAACAAGGTATCATGATAGCACATTAGCAAGGAATAGTCGATACTTTAGTAAACAAAAGCACCTTAGAAATATACGCCAAATGAATGAGTAAAATGCCCGACTAGCAGATGCACGTCTTTTTCTTTTTTCCGACACTCCCGCGTTCCTCTATCTTTTTGATATACTCCGTAGCCAACGGAACCTTGCACGCTGTCTGTCCGACGTCCACATGCACTTTGCCAATTTCTGTGGCCACTTCCAACGCTTCCTGATGAAGCTCCGGTACATATGCTCCTACTGAAATAACGAATTGATTCATGGTGTACCGTACGCGATTTTGTTCCTGGTGAATCGTCTCCTTCACTCTCATAAGGAGCCGCTTGATTTCTTCTTTATCTAGCTGTTCATCGGGAATAATCGACAAGTAGTTCGAATACGTATTCCACCCACATGTGGCTACCATCTCTTCTTTTGACTCGATCCATTCTCGTGCCAACTCCATGGCAAAAGGGCTCTCAGCGGCTACACTCGCAACCGTATATTCGGCGGGCGCGTACCAAGACGCTTCCTTGACCCAAGCCTGCAGCCGCTCTTTTGTCATGCTCTTCGGGTCAACCGTCAATCCTGCCAAGTACATGGCGTCGTAGTTTCCCGTATCGTACAGCGCCTGGACGAGCTGCTGATCACGCTTTACCTCCTTGACCAGCTTTTTCATATCGCCCACTCGCACGCCAAACAAAGGCTCTTTCGCCCCATGCCGCAATAACGTTTTTTTCGTCTGCTCTGTCCCCATCGCTTCGAGCTTCTGCATGACTTCTTCCAGCGTCATCTTGCCACCCTCCTTTTTCTTCTATTAAATAGGATAACCAGCAGCGCTACCTCCAACACGAAAAAGCCCTCCATATTCAAAGGAGAGCTTTTTCGTATCGGAGCTTGACGCCCTTTTCCTATCCTTACGCCTGATTGCGTACTTTGATATACGAAACATTTCTGACGTTGATGACAACATCATCATACTGGAGCCATCCGTCGCTTTGATTAGCGACCATTTGAATGATCTCTTCCGGTTCCGTCGATTCGATGCTAATCGTTTCACCGCCTCCGGAAAAGTAAAATTGAATCACTTTTACTTCCTTCATAAAATCCCCTCCTATTCCTTCTAGTTATCGGATAGTTGGAAAATTTTTGTTACGGGTGATTTTTATGTATACTTTTGTTGCAGCTATTCCGTTTTGAATGTCTATCATTTCAGTGAAAAGGGGTTTGTTGAAAATGCCGGATTCGGTACACACGAGAAAAGGAGCAGTTAAAGCCTCGCTCATCCCTGAAAATGTATTAGCACTCCTTCATGCTGGAGAATTAGAAAGCGTCAATTTGACTGAATGGCAGGCTGTGGATCATATTCATCTGTTACGAAGCGTTCTGCCTCATGTTCAATTAGATGCGCATGTCTCTCCACTTGTTGATCAATTAGAAGAAACGGGATCTACGAGCGGAATGAAGGCTATCCGTCTGATTGGACAAGAACTACTTGCGATCTTACACAAATCGGGTGAACCCATAGCTACGTCTCCCGTTTTCCTATCGTTGGCCACCCACAAGTCAGACAGTGTACGTTGCTGGAGTGCCTATATCATTGGCTTGGACAACACCTTATCGGTCGAAGAAAAACTAAGGCAAATAAGAAAATTCGCGGCAGATCATCATTTTGGAGTGAGAGAGATCGCATGGATGGCGATTCGAGATTCTCTCGTGCATGATCTGAACCATTCCATTCAACTCCTGAGCGAATGGGTACTGGATACCGACGAAAATATTCGCCGCTTTGCGGTAGAGGCCACACGCCCACGAGGTGTCTGGTGTAAGCATATTGACGCATTGAAAAATGATCCAGCTCGCTGCCTGCCTTTGCTCACGCCAGTGAAGTCAGATCTATCTAAATATGTTCAAGATTCTGTAGGGAATTGGTTGAACGATGCGAGTAAATCACAACCAAGCTGGGTGATACAGCTTTGTGACGAGTGGCTAAGCATCTCTGATTCAAAGGAAACGAAAAGAATTGTAACCAAAGCGAAAAGAACCATCCTGAAGACCCAAACCGAACAGAAATGATGAACCGAATCACATATTTATCCCAATTTTATTTGTTGAATTCATTATCCGAGGAAAGTTTGCGCTTAATCGATCAATTAACCTCCTTAACCCCTTTCCCCAAAAATACGTGCATTCAAACACCAGAAACTTTTTCAGAGGGCTTCTACTTCATCAAACAGGGGAAAGTACGTTTATATAAAGTAAATCGGGATGGTCGGCAGTTTACATTTGATATCCTTGGGGAAGGCAATGTGTTTGGAGAAGTGGATTTGCTCTCATTAGGTACACGGGAGATGTATATAGAAACCATCGAAGACTGCCTCATTTGTAAAATGAGCAAAGCAAAATTTGAGAGCTACATAATCGAACACCCGCAACTGATGATGAAGATCATGAGGCTCATTAGCGATAGAATGGTTTCGATCAGCCAAGCAGCCGAAAATCTTGCCCTTCTCCCTTTACAAGATCGCATTATTTCCACGTTAGTAAGGCTTGCCGACCAATTTGGCAATCCTAACAGTTCTGCGTTTCTACAAATTGAGTTACCTCTTTCCCATCAAGAGCTCGCCCATTTTGTCGGGGCATCCAGGGAAGCTGTGACGGTAGCATTACGTGCTTTAGCAAGAGAAGAACTAATTCAAACAGGCTTTAAAACCATTTCCATTCATCGGGACAACATTTTAAAGAAGATGTAATCCAGTTTACATCTTTCCCTCTAAAAGAAAGATATCGTAAAGCTATGGCTTCTACTATTCTTTCGAAAAAGAGGGGAACGACATATGGATAAACCACATTTTCAGAGCCTGCGCGAAGAGCTAGATTATACAACCATTCAAATAGCAGACTTCCTCACTCGTGAAGTAACAGATTCATTTACAAGATCAATCGAGGAGCTGAGGATCTCTGGACAGGCAAAGGGCTTACCGATTGGTTCGATGGCGCCTGATTTCACATTGAACGATCACACTGGCAAGACCATTACCTTGTCGGAAGAAATCGTAAAAGGTCCCATCGTCCTCACGTTTTTCCGTGGATCATGGTGCCCCTACTGCAATTTGGAACTGCAAGCATACCAAAAACAGATCGATACGATAACCTCTCTGGGTGCCCAATTGTTTGCCATTAGCCCACAATCTCCTGCACACTCTCTTACTATGCAAGAGAAAAACGGACTGAGCTTTCCCGTGTTATGCGATACCAATAACCAGGTAGCAGAAAAATATAAACTCAGATTCAGACTGCCTGATTCTTTACAGGATACCTACCGATCATTGGATATTGATCTCAAGCATTTTAATAGTGACGATTCTTGGACGCTCCCCATTCCTGCTACTTATATCCTCGACAACCAGAGCGTAATCCGGTTAGCATGCTTAGATCCAGATTACAAAAAGCGAATGGAGCCAACCGAAGTTTTAGACATTCTGCGTAACCTAACCTAACGCCTATATAACGAAGAACCAGTTGATACCACAACTGGTTTTTTGTACGTCTAAGCTTTATAAACAATTAGTTTCTTTTCCCTACCAAAACTTGACAAAGATATATCTTTTGGCTTATATTTTGCATGATTATATCTAGCAAAATTCGACACATTTTTACAAGTTTTGCTAAAAAATGCAAAAGGCAAAGTCATCGAAAGGTGGCGACGCAAAACCACGGGTCTACAGTCTTTGACCATGATAGCCGGGTTGCCATCATCTTGAGACCATTTTTTTGATGTTGGTAGCTTCGGTTGTTCCATTTCGATGGAACGGCCTTTTTTTGTGTTTCGTTTTTTGAAAGGAGGATGAAAGCACTTTCATTTTCGTAACGGATGGAAAAACATAACTTTTGAGACGTCAAACATACACAACACGGTAATCAGAAAATGATGGAGTGGACAAGTTATGTACAAACAAGTAGAAACCGTACAAGAGTTAGCAAAATTTCATGAAATCAAAGAAACAGTATGGACAAGCATGGGCTTCGAGATGGAGTACGCGAAAGAAGGCTCCGCACAATTCCTCTTAATTGCCGAAGACGGTGAAGCAGGTGGAACATTTGAAATGACGCCCTTTTCCAAATCAAATGCTTATATGAAAGCACTTTTTCAGGATGTTGTTACAGAAGATATGAAAGTAATGGAGGTAGACAGTCTTGCTGTTTTGCCGAAATACCGTGGACAACTAGGGCAAAAAGGAATTTGCTTGATGATAGATTACGCTGAAAAGCATGATTATACCCACGCAATTGGGGTAGCAGATCCGACTTTTTTTTCGTTCATTAACAAGAAGTATCAAGTAAAAGCGACTCAAACCAAAGATATCGTCTTTTACAAAGGGGCCGATGCCATTCCGACCCTGTTTCATCTAAAAGATGTCTATGACAATAAGCACGATCCGAAATATTCCTGGTACAATTCGTCGTCATCCAACCAAGTAAAAGTCGAGGTAGGTGGGTAACATGGATAACATTGATAACATTGATCTATTGAGAAGAAGAAACAATTGGGTCGTAATCGTATTCGCAAGTATTATTACGGTTGTTCAGGTCTTAAACCTTTTTCTAGGCGTATCGTACACATTCGTTTTCACGATACTGGGTATTTTGTATGGCGTGCTGGCACCTTTTACTTACATCTCCAATCGCCCGAGCTTCCGTGAAAAAGCAGCGCCCTTCATGAAGTTTTTCAACTTCGCCGTAATCGGGATCTTCATGTTCATCGTAGTTGGACTAGACCCGCATATGATCAATATCATGACCATTATGTTCTTTGTAGCAGTCATGGGGATTTATCAAGACCGACTCATCAATATTTTGACGATTGTATCGACATTGGGTATTGTCTCTTACTACTTCCTGACACAGAGAGAAACGATTTTCCATTCGACTAACAATCTTGATCTGATGTACTTCCTGCTTACCTTCTGCTTCGTCTCTGTCACGAGCATGATGCATGCTGTATTCAATAACAAGCTGCAAGAGGAAAGTGAGCAACAAAAGCAAGAAGCGATTGCCTCGAAGGAATCGTTGCAACGTGTTCTGGATCAAATCAATGAATCACTCACCTCTATGCAAGACTATCAAGAGAATTTGAACCAGGTGACGGACGGCGTGAATGTTCGCGCAGTCGAAACCGTCGCTTCCCTGCAAGACATTATGGAGTCCTTTACGGTCCAGACCAGCAACACGGACGAGCTGCGTCGGGAAATGAGCTCGACGAATCTGCAAGTTGAGGATATGACTCGCTCTGTTACAGAGATGCATGAGTACGTAGAATCGACCAAAGAAGCCACTAGCGAGAGCGGCAAACGCATTGGCAACATCGGCAATGACTTTGAACGATTCATCACGGACATCCAAGGTACGAACCAACTGATTCAAGAGCTCAATAAAGAAACCGAATCGATTGGGAAAATCATTCAAACCATTTCCGAGATTTCTGCACAAACCAATCTGTTGGCACTCAATGCCACGATTGAAGCGTCTCGCGCAGGCGAACACGGCCGAGGATTTGCTGTCGTAGCAGATGAAGTACGCAAGCTGGCTGAATCCTCCAAGCTATCCTCTGAGTCGATCTCGAGCCTGCTGATGACCATTCGCAAAAAAATGAAGCTGGTATCGGATATGATTTCCGAGTCACAGACTTCTTTTGAGAAAAATAGCGAGGGCATCCTCGAAGTGCAAGAAATGTTCACCAATGTAGACAACTACATGCAAAACTTTGCGGATAAAACGAAAAACCTGCAAGAGTTCATCATCCATGTTCACAGCATGATTCAGGAAGTCGGCGCAAAAGTAGAAGTCAACGCAGATATTACCGACAAGAACAAAGAGAGCCTGGAAGAAGTGCTTGTTCTCGTTTCTGAGCAAAAAGACGAAGTCGTTAAGGTTTCTGGCGGCTTTGAAAAAATCGAACAACAGATGCGTGGTCTCCATATGTAACCTTCCTGCAACCGCCTTTCACGGGCGGTTGTTTTCTTTTCTCATTTTGTAACTGAACAGATATATAATGTAAATATTCTGATATTTATGTTCTTTTACAATGAAAGGAGGCACATCATTGATGGATGCACGAATCGAAACAAAAACGATTCAAACAGATCGATTGCTTGTTTCCTACCTGACAGCAGGCGTACCGGAAGGAGAACCGCTTCTCCTCATTCACGGCAATGCATCAGCCAACTTGTTCTGGGATGATACCATTGCGGCTCTATGTGACCAGTACCGTGTGTATGCACCTGATATGCGTGGCTATGGAGCAAGTGAAGCATTGCCTATCGATGCAACACGCGGTTTGCGAGACTGGTCGGATGACCTTCATTCGTTTATTCGGGCATTGGACTTGCCAACACCTATCCATCTTGCCGGCTGGTCTTTGGGTGGAGGGATCGTGATGCAGTTTGCCATCGATCACCCGCAGGAAGTCCGCTCCCTGATTCTAATCGCCCCCATGTCCCCTTACGGCTTTGGTGGAACCAAGGATATAGCTGGCACCCCCTGCTACAGCAGCTTTTCAGGCTCGGGTGGAGGAGCCGTCAACTCCGAGCTGGTTAAAAGGATAGCAGCCAAAGATATGAGTAATGAATCTCCCTCCAGTCCTCGCAATGTCATGAATCAACTTTATTTCAAGCCCCCGTTCCAAGTCGACCCAGAGCAGGAAGACCGTTATGTGAGCGCGATACTCTCTACGAGAACGGGAGAAGACTTTTACCCTGGTGCTTTTGAATACGTAAACGATTGGCCCGGTGTTGCTCCTGGGGCGACAGGGATTACGAATGCGATTTCTCCCAAATACGTAAATTTGTCCGGTATTGTCCAGATTGAGCCGAAGTGTCCGATTTTATGGATTCGCGGTGCGGATGATGCCATTATCTCGGATCAGTCGCTTGCTGATTTCGGTACCCTGGGCAAGCTTGGCTATGTCCCCGGATGGCCAGGGGAAGACGACTATCCCCCGCAGCCAATGGTCTCCCAAATTCGTGACGTGCTCGAACAGTATCAACGCGCTGGGGGTTCCTATCAGGAGTTTGTCATGGAACATGTGGGGCATGCTCCACACATCGAGAAAGCAGCGGAGTTTATAGAGCTCATTCGAAAAACCGTCAGGGCATGACCCTGACGGTTTTCTTTTGCAATCCATTGGTTTCCCCGATAGCTGCATCCCCGTCCAATTTGACCAGATTGGGTGAACATCCAATCAGCCTTACTCGTGAGAATGCCATTACATTACAAAATATGCTACAGACAGTCATTCAAAAAGAGATGCTGCTCTGCGATACTCTAACGAGAATACTAGACTCCGAAGTTTCTACAGGGTCAACTGGATTAACCGGACCACCCATATGTAAACAGGGCTATTTCGGCGTATCTTTCTCCGCTTTCGATACCTTCAAATTAAATTCTCTTTCCTGTTCCTCGATAATCGCTCGATCCTCTGCATTATCTCTCACTACTTTTTGCGTCAAAATCGATCCAACTGCTACCAGAAGCATACATGCGATATAATACCCCTTTTCGTGCAGCTGAAGACCTGTTGCATTGTATAAACCGATAGAAAATAGCAGTACACCTGCACCCAATGTAAAGTATGCCAAGAAAGTGAAGGCTCCCGTGTTGCGCATCCGATGCTTTTGTGGATACATAGTAACACCCCTCACATTTTGTTCATGTGGCTCATGCAAGCAAATATAAGTCAACCGGACGATTTCTCGCCCGGTTGCCTCTATGATTACTTCACAGCTTCCTTCTTGCCAAAGAAAGTACGCAATGCCTTGTATACCTCGCCCTTTTCCCGAATGACACAATGCATGAATTTCGGCTCTTTGATGTGGCGATATGCTGACATGAGGGTTGAATGACGATTATACTGATTCACTTCGCCATAGCCGAACATGTTGCATCTCTCCATGAGCTCTTTTACCAGCTTTACGCAACGCTCATTGTCAGACGTGAGGTTGTCGCCATCGGAAAAATGGAACGGGTAAATGTTGTACTGCGATGTTGGGTAGCGGCTATCGATGATCTCCAACGCTTTCTTGTAGGCAGAGGAGCAGATCGTCCCCCCGCTTTCCCCTTTCGAGAAAAAGGTGTCCTCCGTTACTTCCTTCGCATCCGTATGATGGGCAATGAAGACGATCTCGACTTTTTCGTACTTGGTGCGCAGAAAACGTACCATCCAGAAGAAGAAGCTGCGGGCGATATACTTTTCAAACACGCCCATACTTCCCGACGTATCCATCATCGCAATAATGACAGCATTGGAATGTGGCTTGATGATCTCTTCCCACGTCTTGAAGCGCAGGTCATCATCGGTGATCCCCAGCTCCATATCACTGTAGCCTGCCAGCGCATTTCGGCGGATGGCTGCGATCAGCGTACGTTTTTTATCAATGTTACCCATCAAGCCTTTTTTCCTGACATCATTGAACCGAGTCTCTTCCACGACGATTTGTTCCTCGTCTTTTTGTTGAAGGTTCGGCAGCTCCAGCTCGGCGAAAAGCATCTCCTGCAATTCTTCTACGCTGATTTCAGCCTCGTAGTAGTCTACACCTGGCTGATCACCCGCTCCCTGACCTTTTCCTGGCCCTTGTGCCGGATCGCCGTCACGGGCTACGACATCGCCTACTTTACTATTTCCTTTACCTTGACCGCCATGTTTTCCCTTTTGGAAGTTAAAACGCAATCGGTATTCATCCAGGGAGCGAATAGGGATCTTAATAACTTCCCGACCATTCGACATGATGATGTTTTCTTCGCTGACGAGATCGGGCAGATTTTTTTTGATCGCTTCTTTCACTTTTTCCTGGTGTCGATTTTGGTCCTGGTACCCTTTGCGGTGCAGCGACCAGTCTTCCCGGGAGACAATGAACGATGATTCATCTTTCATGCCGTCTCCTCCTAGCAACTGGCGCAATCTGCGCCGAATATGACGTGCTCCTCATGTCGCAAAAGTTCCGTCATCTGTTCAACAGGCTACCCACATAGCGCAGCAGCTCATTTGCGCAAACTGGGCAATATTGATGCTCTTCGATAAGACGCTTGGTAACCTCATTAATCTTCTTGAGCTGATGCTCATCTGGTGTTTTGTTCGAGGTCGTAATCTTGACGACATCCTTCAGATCGGCAAACAGCTTCTTCTCGATAGCTTCCCGCAGACGATCATGCGTGCTGTAGTCAAAACGCTTCCCTTTACGCGCATAGGCCGAGATACGGATGAGAATTTCTTCACGGAAGGCCCGCTTGGCATTTTCTGAGATGCCGATTTGCTCCTCGATAGAACGCATCAGGCGCTCATCTGGATCCATCTCCTCACCTGTAACGGGGTCACGGATTTTGTTCATGTTGCAATAAGCTTCCACATTGTCCAAATAGTTATCCATGAGCGTTTTTGCCGACTCTTCGTAGCTGTAGACAAACGCCTTCTGCACTTCTTTTTTCGCCAGCTCGTCGTATTCCTTGCGCGCGATAGAGATGAAGTTCATATACCTCTCCCGCTGCTCCTTGGTGATGGATGGATGCTGGTCAAAGCCTTCTTTTAGCGCCCGGAGAATATCAAGCGCATTGATGCACTCGGTGTCGCGGCGGATCAGTGCACTGGAGATACGGTTGATGACATAACGCGGATCAATACCAGACATTCCTTCATCGGAATGCTCGTTACGCAGCTCTTCCAGATCGGCTCCCTTGAAGCCTTCCACCGATTCACCGTCATACAGCCGCATCTTTTTCAGCAAGTCGGCCCCTTGTTTTTTCGATTCTTTCAGGCGGGTCATAATGGAAAAGACTGCTGCTGACCGGAGCGCATGCGGTGCAATATGCACATGCCCCAAGTCGGATTGCTTGATTAATTTTGCGTATATTTTTTCTTCGTCACTGACACGCAGATTATACGGCATCGGCATAACGATAATCCGAGATTGCAGTGCCTCATTTTTCTTATTCGCAATAAAAGCCTTGTACTCCGATTCATTCGTATGCGCAACAATCAGCTCATCTGCAGAAATGAGGGCAAAACGACCTGCCTTGAAGTTCCCTTCCTGTGTCAGCGACAGGAGATGCCACAAAAATTTCTCGTCGCATTTCAACATTTCCTGGAATTCCATCAATCCGCGATTGGCTTTGTTCAGCTCCCCATCAAAACGATACGCGCGCGGGTCAGACTCAGAGCCGTACTTCGTAATCGTCGAAAAGTCGATGCTCCCCGTCAAATCGGCAATATCCTGAGACTTCGGATCGGAAGGGCTAAATGTACCGATCCCGACACGATTGGCTTCGGAAAACAAAATCCGGTGAACAGGGAAATCTTCGATGCACCCTCCGAATTCGTTCTCCAACCTCATCCGGTTATAGGGCGTCAATTCCCCTTCAATCTTGATTCCCAGCTCTTCTTCTACCTCTGGACGCAACTCGTGCGGGATAAGATGAAGAGGTTCTTCGTGCATGGGGCAACCATCAAGTGCAAAGATCGCTCCGTCTTCCGTCCGAGAATACTCTTCCAGTCCTCGCTTGAGCATCGTTACGAGCGTAGACTTACCGCCACTGACAGGTCCCATCAAGAGCAAGATGCGTTTGCGAACATCCAGACGACGTGCAGCCGAGTGGAAATATTCCTCCACTAGGCGCTCAACAGAACGATCCAATCCGAAGATTTCTCGACTAAAAAATTGATACGAACGTGAGCCGTCCTCGTTCTCTTCAACCCCCGCGCTTTTAATCATGTTGTAGACGCGTGAGTGCGCCGTCTGGGCTATTTGCGGATTTTTACGTACCAGTTGCAAATATTCGGCGAATGTTCCTCTCCACATCAGGTTTTCTTCGCGGGCCCGGTGCTCAGCGATCCGTTTTAAAATGTCCATGTTCGACACTCCTCCCTCTTAAGCCCTCTCTCTTCCCAACGACAATGTACTCTCATGTATATGTCCGCCTGCGGTCACGCATTCACGTGCAAGCCGTTTTCTCCGGTTGCCAACAGGCTCTTACAGCCTTTACATATGTGTATGCGAGACATCTGCACAAGTTTCAGCAATCTTCCCATAAAAAATCCGTCACATTGCTTTTTAACAGCTTGGAAGATTACGGAATTGTAAGGTTTACCGTGCGTAGCTGTAAGTTGATTCGATGGTTTGTAAGCCCATCTCCCCTGTAAAATACAATCATAAGCAACATACACGGAGGCCAAGACGCATTGGCATAAAATAACAGGAGGAACGATCATGGATATTCAAGTAGAACGCATTCAAGTGAAAAAAGGACTTTATTTGACTGGCATCGCGAGCTTGGTGATTCTTGCGATATTCATTTACCAAGCAGTGACAGGGATGGAACTCGATACGGGTGAGAAACTGAGTGTATATATTGCGCTAAGTGCTTTTTTGAAGCTCGTGTATGACTATCGAAAATTGTCACTCACAAGGGCGCAACAGCTTTAATTCGTTTGCAAAGTGGGCAGGCTACGCTATAATGGGAGTAGTTTGTTTACGAAAGGAGCTGTCAAACGTGGGTACATTTATCGTAGCATTGGTCCTCGGAGCTTTTCTGTTTTTCATGCTGACAGCGGGCTACAACGAAGACAAAACCTGGAACATGTAAGAAGCATCCAGGGGAAAAAAGCAGGCTGCCTACTGTGGCAACCTGCTTTTTTTGTTTTCTTGTTATTTCTTATTCTCTTTCTTTTCTGCTTTCTTCGCTTCGATTTCAGCCTTGATTTCTTTTGCGCTCTTACCTGTTATGTCAACGCCCCACTTGGCCGCCTTTTCTTTCAGGTTCTCGAGCTGTTCTTGCTTCTTCGCTTCTTTTGCTGCCTTTTTCTCAACGTTTTCTGCTTTTTTTGCTACTTTTGCTTCTTTAATAGCCGCTTTTACTTCCTTCGCCGTCTTACCTGCTGTATCAACGCCCAGCTTCACAGCTTTATCATTTAGCTTGGCGAGTTGCTCTTGCTTCTTCGCTTCTTTTGCCGCTTTTTTCTCAACGTTTTCTGCTTTCTTTGCCGCTTTTGCTTCTTGAATGGCTGCTTTTACTTCCTTATTTGTTTTATCCGTGGTTTCTACGCCCCACTTGGTAGCCTTCGCGTTCAGTTTTGCTCTGTTTTCTTCCTTTTTCTCCGCTTTCGAGTGCTTAACCGTAGCATCCGCTGCTGTATCCGCTGCAGCCACAACAGAGATACCGCTAAACAGTAAGGTAGCCATCATCAGAGACGAAACAAGTTTTTTCATACAGATTTTTTCCTCCTTTATTATGTAAAACGTAGTCGTACACCCCTAGCCTACCTGATGATTTTGGGAAAAGTATGTGAAAAAGCAGGCTTGACCATTTTTTCAAACGGACAGCCTGCTTCTCGTCTATTCTTTCATGGTCATTCCTTAACCTGCAAACACACCGCTTTTTTCAGAAAGCGCCGTAAACAGCTCTTCTAATGATCCCCGCTGATCTACCGGATACTGAGGCTCACCGCGGTCTTCCATCCAATTAGTTACCAAAAACGTTTTCATTCCCAGCTTGGATGCGACCATGTCCTCCTGCATGTGATTCCCGACCATGACACAGTCTGTCGGTTCAACCCCGAGCTTTTGACAAATCTCCTTGTAGTAACCAGGATTCGGCTTTGTGAAATGCGACTCCTCGTAGACAGTGACCAGCTCGAAATCATTCGGGGACATCCCGATCCAAGCGAGGCGATGGTGAATCGCATCACGCGGGAAAACAGGATTCGTCGCTAC
This genomic stretch from Brevibacillus sp. DP1.3A harbors:
- a CDS encoding DNA alkylation repair protein; translated protein: MTLEEVMQKLEAMGTEQTKKTLLRHGAKEPLFGVRVGDMKKLVKEVKRDQQLVQALYDTGNYDAMYLAGLTVDPKSMTKERLQAWVKEASWYAPAEYTVASVAAESPFAMELAREWIESKEEMVATCGWNTYSNYLSIIPDEQLDKEEIKRLLMRVKETIHQEQNRVRYTMNQFVISVGAYVPELHQEALEVATEIGKVHVDVGQTACKVPLATEYIKKIEERGSVGKKKKTCIC
- a CDS encoding DNA alkylation repair protein; the encoded protein is MPDSVHTRKGAVKASLIPENVLALLHAGELESVNLTEWQAVDHIHLLRSVLPHVQLDAHVSPLVDQLEETGSTSGMKAIRLIGQELLAILHKSGEPIATSPVFLSLATHKSDSVRCWSAYIIGLDNTLSVEEKLRQIRKFAADHHFGVREIAWMAIRDSLVHDLNHSIQLLSEWVLDTDENIRRFAVEATRPRGVWCKHIDALKNDPARCLPLLTPVKSDLSKYVQDSVGNWLNDASKSQPSWVIQLCDEWLSISDSKETKRIVTKAKRTILKTQTEQK
- a CDS encoding Crp/Fnr family transcriptional regulator gives rise to the protein MNRITYLSQFYLLNSLSEESLRLIDQLTSLTPFPKNTCIQTPETFSEGFYFIKQGKVRLYKVNRDGRQFTFDILGEGNVFGEVDLLSLGTREMYIETIEDCLICKMSKAKFESYIIEHPQLMMKIMRLISDRMVSISQAAENLALLPLQDRIISTLVRLADQFGNPNSSAFLQIELPLSHQELAHFVGASREAVTVALRALAREELIQTGFKTISIHRDNILKKM
- a CDS encoding peroxiredoxin-like family protein is translated as MDKPHFQSLREELDYTTIQIADFLTREVTDSFTRSIEELRISGQAKGLPIGSMAPDFTLNDHTGKTITLSEEIVKGPIVLTFFRGSWCPYCNLELQAYQKQIDTITSLGAQLFAISPQSPAHSLTMQEKNGLSFPVLCDTNNQVAEKYKLRFRLPDSLQDTYRSLDIDLKHFNSDDSWTLPIPATYILDNQSVIRLACLDPDYKKRMEPTEVLDILRNLT
- a CDS encoding GNAT family N-acetyltransferase; translated protein: MYKQVETVQELAKFHEIKETVWTSMGFEMEYAKEGSAQFLLIAEDGEAGGTFEMTPFSKSNAYMKALFQDVVTEDMKVMEVDSLAVLPKYRGQLGQKGICLMIDYAEKHDYTHAIGVADPTFFSFINKKYQVKATQTKDIVFYKGADAIPTLFHLKDVYDNKHDPKYSWYNSSSSNQVKVEVGG
- a CDS encoding methyl-accepting chemotaxis protein, which gives rise to MGNMDNIDNIDLLRRRNNWVVIVFASIITVVQVLNLFLGVSYTFVFTILGILYGVLAPFTYISNRPSFREKAAPFMKFFNFAVIGIFMFIVVGLDPHMINIMTIMFFVAVMGIYQDRLINILTIVSTLGIVSYYFLTQRETIFHSTNNLDLMYFLLTFCFVSVTSMMHAVFNNKLQEESEQQKQEAIASKESLQRVLDQINESLTSMQDYQENLNQVTDGVNVRAVETVASLQDIMESFTVQTSNTDELRREMSSTNLQVEDMTRSVTEMHEYVESTKEATSESGKRIGNIGNDFERFITDIQGTNQLIQELNKETESIGKIIQTISEISAQTNLLALNATIEASRAGEHGRGFAVVADEVRKLAESSKLSSESISSLLMTIRKKMKLVSDMISESQTSFEKNSEGILEVQEMFTNVDNYMQNFADKTKNLQEFIIHVHSMIQEVGAKVEVNADITDKNKESLEEVLVLVSEQKDEVVKVSGGFEKIEQQMRGLHM
- a CDS encoding alpha/beta hydrolase; its protein translation is MDARIETKTIQTDRLLVSYLTAGVPEGEPLLLIHGNASANLFWDDTIAALCDQYRVYAPDMRGYGASEALPIDATRGLRDWSDDLHSFIRALDLPTPIHLAGWSLGGGIVMQFAIDHPQEVRSLILIAPMSPYGFGGTKDIAGTPCYSSFSGSGGGAVNSELVKRIAAKDMSNESPSSPRNVMNQLYFKPPFQVDPEQEDRYVSAILSTRTGEDFYPGAFEYVNDWPGVAPGATGITNAISPKYVNLSGIVQIEPKCPILWIRGADDAIISDQSLADFGTLGKLGYVPGWPGEDDYPPQPMVSQIRDVLEQYQRAGGSYQEFVMEHVGHAPHIEKAAEFIELIRKTVRA
- a CDS encoding YiaA/YiaB family inner membrane protein, yielding MYPQKHRMRNTGAFTFLAYFTLGAGVLLFSIGLYNATGLQLHEKGYYIACMLLVAVGSILTQKVVRDNAEDRAIIEEQEREFNLKVSKAEKDTPK